A genomic region of Vitreimonas flagellata contains the following coding sequences:
- a CDS encoding efflux RND transporter permease subunit — translation MTLSDLSVRRPVLATVFSLIIIAFGLIAFTTLPLRELPDVDRPVVSVSTSYPGASAQVVENQITRVIEDQLSGIDGIDVINAISRDGRSGISIEFTLDRDIEDAANDVRNAVSRARGQLPADVDEPVIRKADADADAIIWYSLESTTLDRLELTDYADRYVVDRLAVLNGVANVQIGGAYRRSLRIWLDTNALAARGLTVQDVESALRSQNIELPAGYVQSQERDYQVRVARAFETPEQFQRLPISRSATDDAVVRLGDVARVEIAPEETRSLFRGNRVEQVGLGIVRQSQSNALDVGREVKAEIDRITPTLPEGTRFVLSYDATLFIDRAIQRVGQALLESTVLVVLVIFLFLGSWRAAFIPAAVIPVCLIGAFLVMSVFGFSINLLTLLALVLAIGLVVDDSIVVLENVQRRVDTLGEPPLVAAERGTRQVFFAIVATSAVLVAVFAPLLFVGGYVGSLFVELAVTIAGVVVISAFAALSLSPMMCSKLVKPVKSETRLTKIIDGALDKLRASYRASLEAALRAKGLVFAVFGVVVLLGGFIFTQLSSELTPSEDRGNLIVFAQAPEGAGFEYTSRVMSQVEDVLMSYVESGEAQRVLVVAPGFGDAGTSRFSSGIARVFLANWEDRRRTGAEIETEINQRLAQIPGATIRARMQSPFSGGGGGGGGADGASVVLLGSTYAQVAPVAQRIVDRMRESPNFQRPRMNYEPTSPRVLVEIDRERAAALGVSVQAIGRTLEATMGSRRVNTITDRGEEYYVYLQAERDERSNIADLSNKFVRSDRTGELVPLSTLVTTRTQGDTAERRRMNRQAAITVSASIAGDYAIGDALNEVEQIAREEIGDQPIAIDYTGAARQFKQSTGAIVFAFGFALLIVFLVLAAQFESFVHPLVIMLSVPLALTGGLFGLFLFDFTLNIYSQIGLIILIALAAKNGILIVEFANQLRDEGRSIRDAIVEASDLRVRPVLMTSVATVVGAIPLIMGHGAGGESRMTIGVVIFFGLTLATMLTLFVIPAFYDLLARYTKSPEATAKEIEAFEHDEAVARPAE, via the coding sequence ATGACGCTCTCCGATCTCTCCGTCCGCCGTCCGGTCCTCGCGACGGTGTTTTCGCTGATCATTATCGCCTTTGGCCTGATCGCATTCACGACGCTTCCGCTCCGCGAATTGCCGGACGTGGATCGCCCGGTGGTTTCGGTCAGCACGTCCTATCCGGGCGCGTCGGCGCAGGTCGTTGAAAATCAGATCACGCGCGTTATCGAAGATCAGCTCTCCGGCATCGATGGTATCGATGTGATCAACGCAATCAGCCGTGATGGTCGCTCGGGGATCAGTATCGAGTTTACTCTCGATCGCGACATCGAAGACGCCGCCAATGATGTCCGCAACGCCGTGAGCCGTGCGCGTGGGCAATTGCCTGCCGATGTAGACGAGCCGGTGATCCGCAAGGCGGACGCCGATGCCGATGCAATCATTTGGTATAGCCTCGAATCCACCACACTCGATCGCCTCGAATTGACGGATTACGCCGATCGCTACGTCGTCGATCGCCTTGCCGTTTTGAATGGCGTCGCCAACGTGCAAATCGGCGGCGCATATCGGCGCTCCTTGCGCATTTGGCTGGATACCAACGCGCTCGCCGCGCGCGGCCTGACCGTGCAGGACGTCGAAAGTGCGTTGCGCAGTCAGAACATCGAACTGCCGGCCGGCTACGTGCAAAGCCAGGAGCGCGACTATCAAGTCCGCGTCGCGCGCGCGTTCGAGACGCCGGAACAATTCCAGCGCCTGCCCATCAGCCGCTCTGCGACGGACGATGCTGTGGTGCGTTTGGGCGATGTCGCGCGCGTAGAGATCGCGCCGGAAGAAACGCGTAGCCTCTTCCGCGGCAATCGTGTCGAGCAGGTGGGCCTAGGCATCGTCCGGCAGTCTCAATCCAACGCGTTGGACGTCGGGCGCGAGGTGAAAGCGGAAATTGATCGGATTACGCCCACGCTTCCTGAGGGGACGCGCTTTGTCCTGTCGTACGACGCCACGCTCTTCATCGACCGCGCCATCCAGCGCGTGGGTCAAGCCTTGCTTGAATCGACCGTGCTCGTCGTCCTCGTCATCTTCCTGTTCCTCGGATCATGGCGCGCGGCGTTTATTCCGGCAGCCGTGATCCCCGTGTGCTTGATCGGCGCGTTTCTGGTGATGTCGGTGTTCGGCTTCTCCATCAATTTGCTGACCTTGCTCGCGCTCGTGCTCGCGATCGGCCTCGTCGTCGATGACTCGATTGTGGTGCTGGAAAACGTGCAGCGTCGTGTCGACACGTTGGGCGAGCCGCCTTTAGTGGCGGCCGAGCGCGGCACGCGGCAGGTGTTTTTCGCCATCGTGGCGACGTCCGCCGTGCTCGTCGCGGTGTTTGCGCCGTTGCTGTTCGTTGGCGGCTATGTCGGCAGCTTGTTCGTGGAACTTGCGGTGACGATCGCCGGCGTCGTGGTGATCTCGGCGTTTGCGGCGCTCTCGCTCTCGCCGATGATGTGCTCGAAGCTGGTCAAGCCCGTGAAGAGCGAAACGCGCCTGACAAAAATCATCGATGGCGCGCTCGACAAATTGCGCGCCTCGTATCGCGCTTCCTTGGAGGCGGCGCTGCGGGCCAAGGGCCTGGTCTTCGCAGTGTTCGGCGTTGTCGTTCTGTTGGGCGGGTTCATCTTCACCCAGCTCTCCTCGGAGCTGACACCCTCGGAAGATCGCGGCAATTTGATCGTGTTCGCGCAGGCGCCTGAGGGCGCGGGCTTCGAGTACACGAGCCGGGTCATGAGCCAGGTCGAAGACGTGCTCATGAGCTATGTGGAATCAGGCGAGGCGCAGCGCGTCCTCGTCGTTGCGCCAGGATTCGGCGACGCCGGCACGAGCCGGTTCTCGAGCGGCATCGCGCGCGTTTTTCTCGCCAATTGGGAAGATAGGCGTCGCACGGGCGCTGAGATCGAGACCGAGATCAATCAACGCCTCGCGCAAATTCCGGGCGCGACTATTCGCGCCCGGATGCAGAGTCCGTTTAGCGGTGGTGGTGGCGGTGGTGGCGGCGCCGACGGCGCCTCGGTTGTGCTGCTTGGCTCCACCTATGCCCAGGTCGCGCCGGTCGCGCAGCGCATCGTTGACCGCATGCGCGAGAGCCCGAACTTCCAGCGTCCGCGCATGAATTATGAGCCGACTTCGCCGCGCGTGCTGGTCGAGATCGACCGCGAACGTGCGGCGGCGCTTGGCGTCTCCGTGCAAGCCATTGGCCGCACGCTCGAAGCGACCATGGGTTCGCGCCGCGTGAACACGATCACGGATCGCGGCGAGGAATATTACGTCTATCTGCAGGCCGAGCGCGACGAACGCTCGAACATCGCCGATCTGTCCAACAAGTTCGTGCGCTCTGACCGCACCGGCGAACTCGTGCCCCTATCGACGTTGGTGACGACGCGCACGCAGGGTGACACAGCCGAGCGCCGGCGTATGAACCGCCAGGCTGCGATCACGGTGTCCGCGTCCATCGCGGGCGATTATGCCATCGGTGACGCCCTGAACGAGGTTGAGCAAATCGCACGCGAGGAGATCGGCGATCAACCGATCGCGATCGATTACACGGGCGCTGCGCGGCAGTTCAAACAATCGACGGGCGCGATCGTGTTTGCGTTCGGCTTTGCGCTTCTGATCGTGTTCTTGGTTTTGGCGGCGCAGTTCGAGAGCTTCGTGCACCCGCTGGTGATCATGCTTTCGGTGCCGCTGGCGCTGACCGGAGGTCTATTCGGGCTCTTCCTGTTTGACTTCACACTGAACATTTACAGCCAGATCGGCCTCATCATCCTGATCGCGCTAGCGGCGAAGAATGGGATCTTGATCGTCGAATTCGCCAACCAATTGCGCGACGAGGGCAGGTCGATCCGCGACGCCATCGTGGAAGCCTCGGATCTGCGCGTGCGGCCGGTGCTGATGACGTCGGTGGCGACCGTGGTCGGCGCTATTCCGCTAATTATGGGACACGGCGCAGGCGGCGAGAGCCGGATGACCATTGGCGTCGTCATCTTCTTCGGCCTCACGCTCGCGACCATGCTGACGCTGTTTGTGATCCCGGCGTTCTACGATCTGCTGGCGCGCTATACGAAGTCGCCAGAGGCGACCGCCAAAGAGATCGAAGCGTTTGAGCATGACGAGGCGGTCGCCCGCCCCGCCGAGTGA
- a CDS encoding efflux RND transporter periplasmic adaptor subunit, translating into MLGFFKRYGFAAVVAAGLALMTLVVAGKSLFSAVGEQASASAPGGAKGPGGPGGGAPSVVVASAGMHTFTDGLQVLGTAQARESIVLTPKVADTIRLIRFDSGDRVRRGQVLVEMSNVEQAADLAEARASNDAAQEELRRYQELYDRGFASQARLDTVRAAADAAAARVNAGGSRIADRTITAPFSGVVGLRTASPGQYMRPGDQIGTLDDISEIKLDFDVPETRVSSIAPGVEIVARASAYPDRTFQGRIDTVDSRVDPTTRTVRVRAMLPNSDEMLRPGMLMTVDVRSNPRQALAIPEIAILDQADGAYVYRISAREGGGQQAELVRIQTGQRSGGMAEVLDGLGAGDRVVTEGVQSMRPGLPVQVAGDAPAEAGAAELRPRG; encoded by the coding sequence ATGTTGGGGTTTTTCAAACGCTACGGCTTTGCGGCGGTGGTGGCCGCAGGTCTTGCGTTGATGACGCTCGTCGTGGCGGGCAAATCTTTGTTTTCGGCGGTTGGCGAGCAGGCCAGCGCGTCCGCGCCGGGCGGGGCGAAGGGCCCTGGCGGACCGGGCGGCGGCGCGCCGTCCGTGGTGGTCGCGTCCGCTGGGATGCACACCTTTACGGACGGCCTGCAAGTCTTGGGCACCGCCCAGGCGCGCGAGAGCATCGTGCTGACGCCGAAGGTCGCCGATACGATTCGGCTCATTCGCTTTGACAGCGGCGACCGCGTGCGGCGCGGCCAGGTGCTGGTCGAGATGTCGAACGTGGAGCAAGCGGCGGATCTTGCTGAGGCGCGCGCCTCCAACGATGCGGCGCAAGAAGAGCTGCGCCGCTACCAGGAACTCTATGATCGCGGTTTCGCTTCGCAGGCGCGCCTGGACACCGTGCGTGCCGCGGCCGATGCGGCCGCTGCGCGCGTGAACGCAGGTGGTTCGCGCATTGCGGACCGCACCATCACCGCGCCGTTCTCTGGCGTCGTCGGTTTGCGCACGGCGAGCCCTGGCCAATACATGCGGCCCGGCGACCAGATCGGCACGCTCGACGATATCAGCGAAATCAAGCTCGACTTCGATGTGCCCGAGACGCGCGTCTCCAGCATCGCGCCCGGCGTCGAGATCGTCGCGCGCGCCAGTGCTTATCCGGACCGCACCTTCCAAGGCCGCATCGATACGGTCGACAGCCGCGTGGATCCGACGACACGTACCGTGCGCGTGCGCGCCATGTTGCCGAACAGCGACGAGATGCTGCGCCCCGGCATGCTGATGACTGTCGATGTACGCTCGAACCCGCGCCAAGCCCTGGCGATCCCGGAGATCGCGATCCTCGATCAAGCAGACGGCGCGTACGTCTATCGCATTTCAGCCCGCGAAGGCGGCGGCCAACAGGCCGAGTTGGTGCGCATCCAAACCGGCCAGCGCAGCGGCGGCATGGCCGAAGTGCTGGATGGCTTGGGCGCGGGTGATCGCGTTGTGACCGAAGGCGTGCAGAGCATGCGTCCTGGATTGCCAGTACAGGTCGCGGGCGATGCCCCTGCCGAAGCGGGCGCCGCCGAACTCCGGCCGCGCGGGTAA
- a CDS encoding class II aldolase/adducin family protein, producing MADDAGTSLKGRVSAEEWQARVDLAALYRLVALHGWDDMIFTHISMRVPGPEHHFLINPYGMFFEEITASSLVKVDLDGNIVAPTPYYINPAGFTIHSAIHAAREDALCVIHLHTDAGVGVSAQKDGLLPLTQNSLLVLPNLAYHGYEGVALNLDERERLVADIGDKKLMLLRNHGTLSVGVNAADAFIGIFFLERACAQQVNALSAGRDNVLIAPDAAQEETRGQSKGLGMVSGLAWPGLLRKLDRALPGYDT from the coding sequence ATGGCCGACGACGCTGGTACGTCACTTAAGGGCAGGGTGAGCGCTGAAGAATGGCAGGCGCGGGTCGATCTGGCCGCGCTCTATCGGCTCGTCGCGCTGCACGGCTGGGACGATATGATTTTTACGCATATCTCGATGCGCGTGCCGGGGCCCGAGCACCACTTCCTGATCAATCCATACGGGATGTTCTTTGAAGAGATCACCGCGTCATCGTTGGTGAAGGTCGATCTCGACGGCAATATCGTCGCGCCGACGCCGTACTACATCAATCCGGCCGGCTTCACGATCCACTCGGCGATCCATGCCGCGCGCGAAGATGCGTTGTGCGTGATCCATCTGCACACGGATGCGGGCGTTGGTGTCTCGGCGCAGAAGGATGGCCTTCTGCCGCTCACACAGAATTCGCTCCTGGTGCTGCCGAACCTTGCGTACCACGGCTACGAGGGCGTCGCGCTCAACCTTGATGAACGCGAGCGTTTGGTGGCCGACATCGGCGACAAGAAACTCATGCTGCTGCGCAATCACGGCACGCTCTCCGTTGGCGTGAACGCGGCGGATGCTTTCATTGGCATCTTCTTCCTGGAGCGGGCATGCGCACAGCAGGTAAACGCGCTGAGCGCGGGGCGCGACAATGTTCTGATCGCGCCGGATGCGGCGCAGGAAGAAACCCGCGGTCAGAGCAAAGGCCTGGGCATGGTGTCAGGGCTCGCTTGGCCCGGCCTGCTGCGGAAACTGGACCGCGCATTGCCTGGTTACGATACCTAA
- a CDS encoding NAD kinase, whose translation MKLAFTASARPEAQEALRRLRHTYGESGEAEADVIVALGGDGHMLDALRKRLKDKKPVYGMNRGTVGFLMNEYAEDGLVERLEKASPIRIRPLIARSETTDGQVVERAFNEVSLLRQSAQSAWLKIIVDGAVRMPELSCDGIMVATPAGSTAYNYSAHGPILPINARLLALTPISAFRPRRWRGALLPHSAQVRIEVIDPERRPVSCSADNLETRNVSAVDIREDSSTSLTLLFDQGHALDERILREQFNV comes from the coding sequence ATGAAGCTCGCTTTCACCGCCAGCGCCCGTCCAGAAGCGCAAGAGGCCCTCCGCCGGCTCCGCCACACCTATGGCGAGAGCGGCGAAGCCGAGGCCGATGTCATCGTGGCGCTGGGCGGCGACGGCCACATGTTGGACGCGCTGCGCAAGCGTCTCAAAGACAAGAAACCCGTGTACGGCATGAACCGCGGCACGGTCGGCTTCCTCATGAACGAATATGCTGAGGACGGTCTGGTCGAGCGGCTGGAGAAAGCCTCACCGATCCGCATCCGGCCGCTGATCGCGCGCAGCGAAACGACGGACGGGCAAGTCGTCGAACGCGCTTTCAACGAAGTCTCGCTGCTGCGCCAATCGGCGCAATCGGCGTGGCTCAAAATCATCGTCGATGGCGCCGTGCGCATGCCCGAGCTCTCCTGCGACGGCATCATGGTGGCCACGCCTGCAGGCTCGACCGCCTACAATTACTCCGCCCACGGCCCGATCCTGCCGATCAATGCGCGCCTGCTGGCGCTGACCCCGATCAGCGCCTTCCGTCCTCGCCGCTGGCGCGGCGCGCTTCTGCCCCACTCGGCGCAGGTTCGGATCGAAGTGATCGATCCCGAGCGCCGTCCGGTCAGCTGCTCGGCCGACAATCTGGAAACCCGCAATGTCAGCGCCGTCGACATCCGCGAGGATTCCAGCACCTCGCTGACGCTTTTGTTCGACCAGGGCCATGCGCTGGACGAACGTATCCTGCGCGAACAATTCAACGTCTGA
- a CDS encoding Hpt domain-containing protein, with product MSKPAEFIDPRTKGLRGLTLRQPVFSPEAVERADSALKELSGSMQEWLDADIERLSAARQEAEAAKWSFAALAKLAGVAHELKGMGTTYGYPLVTQIGASMCRLIETESGKALAQHDPTLVIAHVDALKAAVRDQVKDDQHPVGRALLRALEAQVERLGVAPR from the coding sequence ATGAGCAAACCGGCCGAGTTCATCGATCCGCGCACCAAGGGCCTCCGCGGCCTGACGCTTCGCCAGCCCGTGTTCAGCCCCGAAGCGGTTGAGCGCGCCGACAGCGCGCTGAAAGAGCTGAGCGGTTCGATGCAAGAATGGCTCGACGCCGATATCGAGCGCCTGAGCGCCGCGCGCCAAGAAGCCGAGGCGGCGAAATGGAGCTTTGCGGCGCTCGCGAAACTCGCCGGCGTCGCACACGAGCTCAAAGGCATGGGTACGACCTACGGCTATCCGTTGGTCACCCAGATCGGCGCCTCAATGTGCCGTCTGATCGAAACCGAAAGCGGCAAAGCGCTCGCACAACATGACCCAACGTTGGTGATCGCGCACGTGGATGCGTTGAAGGCCGCCGTCCGCGACCAGGTGAAGGACGACCAGCACCCCGTCGGCCGCGCGCTTCTACGCGCGCTGGAAGCGCAAGTCGAACGCCTGGGCGTGGCGCCGCGCTAA
- a CDS encoding YciI-like protein, with amino-acid sequence MKHFLLIYTYAPDYLEKRAAHRAVHLEKARASAARDELQLGGAVPSDEPPFGLLLFKSETSAVAEEFAKTDPYVTQGVVTAWRVREWITVVGKDALTQV; translated from the coding sequence ATGAAACACTTCCTGCTCATCTACACCTACGCGCCGGACTATCTGGAAAAGCGCGCCGCGCATCGGGCGGTGCATTTGGAAAAGGCGCGCGCGTCGGCGGCGCGCGATGAGCTGCAACTCGGCGGCGCAGTGCCGAGCGATGAGCCGCCGTTTGGACTATTGCTGTTCAAATCAGAAACGTCGGCCGTCGCCGAAGAGTTCGCGAAGACCGATCCCTACGTCACCCAGGGCGTGGTCACGGCTTGGCGCGTGCGCGAATGGATCACCGTCGTCGGCAAGGACGCGCTGACGCAAGTGTAA
- the nuoF gene encoding NADH-quinone oxidoreductase subunit NuoF, producing the protein MLADKDRIFLNLYGTHGADLESAKKRGAWNGTKDMLDAGRDWIIQQVKDSGLRGRGGAGFPTGLKWSFMPKEVKDRPHYLVVNADESEPGTCKDRDIMRHDPHLLIEGCLVASFAMQAHACYIYVRGEYVAEREAMERAIKEAYEAKLVGKNNVHGWDFDIYMHHGAGAYICGEETALLESLEGKKGQPRLKPPFPANVGLYGCPTTVNNVESIAVAPTIIRRGAKWFASIGRANNTGTKVFCVSGHVNKPLNIEEAMSIPLKTLLEEHAGGVRGGWGNLKAVIPGGSSVRMLKAEECETMLMDFDSLSAAPHRSGLGTAAVIVMDQSTDMIRAIARIAYFYKHESCGQCTPCREGTGWMWRVLERMAKGEADHSEIDLLLDVAGQVEGHTICALGDAAAWPIQGLIRCFRSEIEQRIDRYRAAKGIHQVRTPVAAE; encoded by the coding sequence ATGCTCGCGGATAAGGATCGCATTTTCCTCAATCTCTACGGGACGCACGGCGCGGACCTGGAGAGCGCGAAGAAGCGTGGCGCCTGGAATGGCACCAAAGACATGCTCGACGCCGGGCGTGACTGGATCATTCAGCAAGTGAAGGATTCTGGTCTGCGCGGCCGCGGCGGCGCAGGTTTCCCGACGGGGTTGAAGTGGTCCTTCATGCCGAAGGAAGTGAAGGATCGTCCGCATTATCTGGTTGTGAACGCCGACGAGTCCGAGCCGGGCACGTGCAAAGACCGCGATATTATGCGCCACGATCCGCATCTGCTGATCGAAGGGTGCTTGGTCGCCTCGTTCGCTATGCAGGCGCACGCTTGCTACATCTATGTGCGCGGCGAGTACGTCGCTGAACGCGAAGCGATGGAGCGCGCGATCAAGGAAGCCTACGAGGCCAAGCTCGTGGGCAAGAACAACGTGCATGGCTGGGATTTCGACATCTACATGCACCACGGCGCAGGCGCGTACATTTGCGGCGAAGAGACTGCGTTGCTCGAAAGCCTTGAAGGCAAGAAGGGCCAGCCACGCCTGAAGCCGCCATTCCCGGCCAATGTCGGCCTCTATGGCTGTCCGACCACGGTGAACAATGTGGAATCGATCGCGGTGGCGCCGACGATCATCCGCCGCGGCGCCAAGTGGTTCGCCAGCATCGGCCGCGCCAACAACACTGGCACCAAAGTCTTCTGCGTCTCAGGCCACGTGAACAAGCCGCTCAACATCGAAGAGGCGATGAGCATTCCGCTGAAGACGCTGCTTGAGGAGCATGCCGGCGGCGTGCGCGGCGGCTGGGGTAATCTGAAAGCGGTGATCCCTGGCGGCTCGTCGGTGCGGATGCTGAAGGCAGAAGAGTGCGAGACCATGCTGATGGATTTCGACTCGCTCTCAGCCGCGCCGCATCGTTCGGGCCTCGGCACTGCGGCTGTGATCGTGATGGATCAATCGACCGACATGATCCGTGCGATCGCGCGCATCGCTTATTTCTACAAGCACGAAAGCTGCGGCCAGTGCACGCCGTGCCGTGAAGGCACCGGCTGGATGTGGCGCGTGCTGGAGCGCATGGCCAAGGGCGAAGCCGATCACAGTGAGATCGATCTGCTGCTCGACGTGGCCGGCCAGGTCGAGGGCCACACGATCTGTGCTTTGGGCGACGCCGCCGCATGGCCGATCCAAGGCCTCATCCGATGCTTCCGCAGTGAAATCGAACAGCGCATCGATCGCTATCGCGCCGCCAAGGGTATCCATCAAGTGCGCACGCCGGTGGCGGCGGAGTGA
- the nuoE gene encoding NADH-quinone oxidoreductase subunit NuoE produces MSVRRLAAEQPASFAFSDATMEQARWWIAKYPPERKQSAVIPILWLVQKQEGWVSEPAIQAISQLLEMPLIRVLEVATFYTMFHLSPVGKHHFQLCGTTPCALRGAEDLKDVCKRRIGPKHSVSADGLFSWEEVECVGACVNAPVIAIDDYYHEDLTPDALEALFDKLARGEKITPGSAIGRDASAPAGGTSALTDPAMYDGSLGQKITLPNLPEKV; encoded by the coding sequence ATGAGCGTCCGTCGTCTCGCAGCCGAACAACCCGCCAGCTTCGCCTTCTCTGACGCGACGATGGAGCAGGCGCGTTGGTGGATCGCCAAGTATCCGCCCGAGCGGAAGCAATCGGCTGTGATCCCGATCCTGTGGCTGGTGCAGAAGCAAGAGGGATGGGTGAGCGAGCCGGCGATCCAGGCGATTTCGCAATTGCTGGAAATGCCGCTGATCCGCGTGCTGGAAGTCGCGACCTTCTACACGATGTTCCACCTTTCGCCGGTCGGCAAGCATCACTTCCAGCTCTGCGGCACGACGCCATGCGCGCTGCGCGGCGCGGAGGATTTGAAGGACGTCTGCAAGCGCCGCATCGGCCCAAAGCACAGCGTCAGCGCAGACGGCTTGTTCTCTTGGGAAGAGGTCGAGTGTGTCGGCGCTTGCGTGAATGCGCCGGTGATCGCGATCGACGATTATTATCACGAAGACCTGACGCCCGACGCGCTGGAGGCGCTGTTCGACAAGCTCGCGCGCGGCGAGAAGATTACGCCGGGCTCAGCGATCGGCCGCGATGCGTCCGCGCCCGCTGGCGGCACGAGCGCGCTGACGGATCCCGCGATGTATGACGGCTCGCTTGGTCAAAAGATCACGCTGCCGAACTTGCCGGAGAAGGTGTGA
- a CDS encoding SgcJ/EcaC family oxidoreductase — MSAVEVVQRQLEAYNAQDMGAFLATYAPDCQICDLNGAVTQNGRDEIRARYAAMFAQFPENKARLVHRMSLGDVVIDHEDVVRGPSGPRLEAIAIYTVKNGQIARVDFVK; from the coding sequence ATGAGTGCGGTAGAAGTCGTCCAACGCCAGCTTGAAGCCTACAACGCCCAAGACATGGGCGCGTTTCTCGCGACCTATGCGCCGGATTGCCAGATCTGCGATCTGAACGGCGCCGTCACGCAGAACGGCCGCGACGAAATCCGCGCGCGTTACGCGGCGATGTTCGCGCAGTTTCCTGAAAACAAAGCGCGGCTTGTGCATCGTATGAGCCTGGGTGACGTCGTCATCGATCATGAGGACGTGGTGCGCGGCCCGAGCGGTCCGCGCCTTGAAGCCATCGCGATTTACACTGTCAAAAACGGGCAGATCGCCCGCGTCGATTTCGTGAAGTGA
- a CDS encoding NADH-quinone oxidoreductase subunit D: MADDLSNAPNEEKRTFTINFGPQHPAAHGVLRLVLELDGEVVERVDPHIGLLHRGTEKLIEYKTYLQAIPYFDRLDYVAPMNQEHAFCMAIERLAGIEVPRRASIIRVLYSEIGRVLNHLLNVTTQAMDVGALTPPLWGFEEREKLMVFYERASGSRMHANYVRPGGVHQDLSPQLVDDIEAWAEQFPQKVRDIETLLTNNRIFKQRNVDIGVVSQEDALKWGFSGVMVRGSGMAWDLRRSQPYEIYNELDFRIPLGKNGDCYDRYLCRVEEMYESTKIIQQCVKLLRKTSGPVLPEKSKFAPPRRAEMKQSMEALIHHFKLYTEGFHVPAGEAYAAVEAPKGEFGVYLVSDGTNKPYRLKIRAPGFPHLSAMDYLCKGHMLADVSAVLGSLDIVFGEVDR, encoded by the coding sequence ATGGCTGACGATCTCTCCAACGCGCCGAACGAAGAGAAGCGCACCTTCACGATCAATTTCGGGCCGCAGCACCCGGCTGCGCACGGCGTGTTGCGCCTTGTGCTCGAGCTAGACGGCGAAGTGGTCGAGCGCGTCGATCCGCATATCGGTCTGCTCCATCGCGGCACCGAGAAGCTGATCGAATACAAAACCTATCTGCAAGCGATCCCGTATTTCGATCGTCTCGATTACGTCGCGCCGATGAACCAAGAGCATGCGTTCTGTATGGCGATCGAGCGGCTCGCGGGCATCGAAGTGCCGCGCCGCGCCTCGATCATCCGTGTGCTCTATTCCGAAATTGGCCGCGTGCTGAACCATCTGCTGAACGTCACGACGCAGGCGATGGACGTCGGCGCACTGACGCCGCCGCTCTGGGGCTTCGAAGAGCGCGAAAAACTGATGGTGTTCTATGAGCGCGCCTCTGGCTCGCGCATGCACGCCAATTATGTGCGCCCAGGCGGCGTGCACCAAGATTTGTCGCCGCAATTGGTCGACGACATCGAGGCTTGGGCAGAGCAATTCCCGCAAAAAGTGCGCGACATCGAAACGCTGCTCACCAACAACCGCATCTTCAAGCAGCGTAACGTCGATATCGGCGTCGTCAGCCAGGAAGACGCGCTGAAGTGGGGCTTCTCGGGCGTGATGGTGCGCGGCTCGGGCATGGCCTGGGATTTGCGTCGCTCGCAGCCCTACGAAATCTACAACGAGCTCGATTTCAGAATTCCGCTCGGCAAGAACGGCGATTGCTACGATCGCTACCTCTGCCGCGTCGAGGAAATGTACGAGTCGACGAAGATCATTCAGCAATGCGTGAAGTTGCTGCGTAAAACTTCGGGGCCGGTGCTGCCGGAAAAATCCAAGTTCGCGCCGCCGCGTCGGGCGGAGATGAAGCAATCGATGGAAGCGTTGATCCATCACTTCAAGCTCTACACCGAAGGCTTCCACGTGCCCGCTGGCGAGGCTTACGCCGCCGTCGAGGCGCCGAAGGGCGAGTTCGGTGTTTATCTCGTGAGCGACGGCACCAATAAGCCTTACCGCCTGAAAATCCGCGCGCCGGGTTTCCCGCACCTCTCGGCGATGGATTATCTATGCAAGGGCCACATGTTGGCGGACGTCTCGGCTGTGCTGGGCTCGCTCGACATCGTGTTCGGGGAAGTCGATCGGTGA